AGCTTCAATCAGTGCACGGTGATGAAGCTGACCTAAGAATTCCTCTAGAGAAGAAACCTCTCAAGGCAGTCTTCACAGTAACAATTCCCTGATGCAGAGGGATGGAAAGTTCAGCTTTCCCTTTCCATCACACGTATGTGTGACTCAAACACATGAGGGGATGGCAGGAAGCTGTTGTGCTCACAGCGATAGGAACACAGAGGAGATACAGCGTTGCAGTGGtatgaatcacagaaacactgaattGCTGCCACAGAAAACTCATTATGGATCTGAGGGTGGACTCAGAGCTCAGGTTGAACATTTCTGCATGGGTTTCTGCATGCTTTATCCACTAAAATTAGTGCACACCATCACAGGAAATTCAGTGATACAGAGATAGTTTCACAACTGTGGAAAAACCCTTGAGATATCCTCATTCCTACTACAGGCAAGAACACTCAGCAACTCTGCATGAGAAGCATTACTGGTCAAACGCAGGGCaaaaagagcagtgctgtgctgacaACAGATTATCAGCTGTTCTTTAGCAGAACACTTGggcaagaagcaaagcaaaagataCTCACCCCAGCAGCAGATCATCAGGGACtgcaacaagaagaaaacagggtGATTTTGTCAGCATGAGCCACTGCAAGAAACATCACCACAGGGAAGAGAGGCTCACCTGATCTGCCCCCAGAGGCCTCACAGAGCGCAGCCCTTCCAGCCCTGAGCCTCCCACGACCTCCTCTGAGACCAGGCCCTCTttacacagcagcactgcctcttcCCACACGTAATAAACCCCACATCTCGCTCTGCCACTTTAAGAAGTTGgttaaaaatacacacattgTTTTCCTTGAAATTCTCCTGGCATCAGCTGAGAACTCTGTGGCATTACAACTTTAACAGTGTTGTTCTTTTCCCAGCATAATCTTTGCTGGTTTATAGCTCTTATTACAGTGCACAGAAacataacattttcatttattagaACCTCTTGTTAAGATGGAAAATCACACTTAGGAAAAGCAGCCTGTTTTAGCTAGCAGCTTACAGTCTGACCAGCCAATCTGATAGCTCTGTTATCACCAACAGGACACGCTGTACCATCTCAGCACTCCGCTACAAGACTACAGGTCTCCTAACTTCTAAAGTCCTTTCTTCCAacaattcaaaatgttttctatgaCTTACGCTGTTGGTTTGACTTTTCCAactttcttctgattttattttcccaagagGCTGATCAGCCTCCTCCCACAGTCACATCCCAGCACACTGCTTTGGTGCTGCAGGGAAAAGTGCACTTCGAAAGGAGCGCTGACTTTTTCCTTGTTTACAGAGGGGTTTATAAACTGCTTGAAAAAGTCACATGTATGTTTTGGATCTACTCTAACCTGACAGGAGCCATACTACAAGTACAACAACAAGCAATTGAGGTGGCCACCCTGTTTTGATATGAACTCTTTGTCCCTTCTGCACTCCAATGCAGTACTCAGCCAGACCTACCCAGACATCTACTTGGTTGGTTTTAGCACAGCTAAAAGCACTCCTTACACGGACACTTCCTTAGGAAGAACCATTTTGCACTTTTTACCCAGTGACCGACAAAGATTAATATTCTTACAGCACAGATTACAGAACTGAGTTAGCGATCCAGAACGCAAGGAAGGTAATAGTTCTTAACTGGCTGCTGGAATGGACCAAGGTGTTGGCTTGTGCCTCCTTCCTTTATGCAATGTGAAAGCTGCTCCTTGCCATGCAATGGCCGACACTGCCGGTCTGACGAAACATGATCATTTTTAGGAAGACTTCCCTTTCAACCCTGGTTTTGAGTCTATAAAAAGGAGCACTGTGGTAGGCATGACAAAAAACCCATGGAAGTACAGAAATGATCGCCGCTCACACACAGCCACCCGCACTACAGGCTCTGGGCAGGCAGAATCTCCCTGGGTCCCGTGCTGGAAAGCATCCAACTGGGTGTTATTTTTTTAGAGGGGCGCTGCTCCTCATTATCTCTACTTCAGAGCCATTTGTGTTGATTCCAGGGAGTAACACAAAGGCTGGGAACACCCCGTATGGGACGGCAACAGGCACTGCTGCGTGACGGCGTGCAAAGGACgcagaggagggcagagcacCAACAGGTCTGACAGCACCCGGACTGCACACCTCTGCTGGGacggctctgctgctccttacGTACCGTGGGAGGTCTCCTGAAAAGCCTTTCTGATCTCCTTCAGAAGCTCCTCTGCTACAGCTGGTAAGGTGCTATCCATCTCACGGGCACTGCCCTCGGGACTGGAAGTGAGACAGAAGAGATCAGGAGGTGGTGGGAAACGGCTGAGGTCAGGGCAGATGTTGTAAACCAGCTGTTTGTCCGGGCAGTGCTGCGTCTCAGCCTGACCCGAGGCCAAGGAAAGGGCATCCCCAGCCGAACCCGAGCTGCACTCTGTGCACGTTCTCAGAACAAAGGGCTTCTCGAGGTGGCGGAGGCCTTTCACACGGGCCTTTCAGACGCCCCGCGCATAAATACACGCCGGGGTGAGTGGAGGGGGAACGAGCAGGAAGAggcccaggcctggggcagccCGGCGCGGGGCCAAGCCTTTCCCGGCAGAGGCGGCAGCGCggagggctggctgcccccgGGAGCACGGGGAGCCTCTGAGAGGAGCTCCGGCAGCGGCCAGATCCCGGCAGCGGGAACAGCGCCAGGGCCGCCGCGCCGGAGCCATTCGGGGCGGCCTGGTCTGCGGCCCGGGCCTACCTGAGGCCGCGTTGCCATAGCAACGGGAGCGCTCCGCTACGGTGACGCGACGCCCCTCGTCACGTGACGAGGGTGAGCTCTTAAAGGGCCCGCGCCCGGGGAAAATGATGGCGGCGGCGCTGCCGCGGGCCCTGTGTCGCTTGGGCAGGCGCTGCCCCGCGGGGCTCGCGCGACCCCGGCCCGCCTGGCACGGCGGGGCCCGGCAGGAGCGGGGCGGCACGGGCACCAGTACCGACACGAAGTCCGCCGGGCGGCGGTGGGCTCGGCCAGGCGGGGCTGCGCTGGGCTTCCTCGGAGGTGAGGCGCGGCGGGCTgcgggcgggccgggccgggcggcggtCACCTCCGCCCCGCAgccttctccctctctcccaggGACGACGAGGAGGAGGACGGCGAGGATGCCATTATCCTCCTGCTGAAGAAAGCCAAGGTGAGGCGCTGAGCGCGGCGGAAATGGCGGCCGCGCGGTGTCAGCTTTCTGCCGCCGGGTGGGCCCGGAGCCCCGCAGGGGAGGGCCGGGCTGAAGGGTTCCCCCACACCGTACCGCACCATACCCACACCGTACCCACACCGCACCCGCTCTGCCCGCAGCTCAGCGTCATGAAGGGCGAACTGGGTGAAGCCGAGCGGCTGCTGCACCAAGCGCTGCGCCTGGCGCACCAGGCCGACAACAGGAGGGCCGTCATCTACACCTACAGCCTGGTAACGCGCCGGGGCGGAGAGCGGTGGGAGCCCGGAACCGCTGCGGAGCTCCAGCGCTGTCTGTCTTTTCCAGATGGCAAACGTGGCCTTCATGCAGGGACAGCTGGACAACGTGAGTAGGCCCGGCGGCTGTTGGTTTTCCTTCTGGAGGGGCTGAAACAGAGCTGAGTCAGGGATGTGTAAAGCAGAACGCTCGGCCTCGGGGCCGCTTTCCAGCTGGGTGTTGAGCTCCAACATCCACAACAAGGATTATTCCTTACTCCTGAAGGCCACAATCCTTGGCCCAAGGAGAAGCTAGGAAAGTATTAAAGAGCCCCAGATGTGATGAGCCTGTGGGCGGTGTGGGAGTCCTGCAGTAAGAGGAACCTCAGTGGCTGTCAGTGGCACCGGACTCTGGTTGGCCTTTCAGTTCTCACCACGCTCGCTAATAACTGTGGCAATACAAATACCACAGGAGTTTGAGGCAGGTTCCTCACAGCAGCCTTCTGCTGCACAGATGTGCTGTCACCCTCCAGTGATCCTCAACGTTCTCATTTCAGGCAGAAAAGCTCTACAAAGCAACGATGAGCTCCATGCTTGCAGGAGACACGAAGGAGGTGGGTTCCTTTGGTGAAGGCTTTCCACTGGGAGCATGAAGCGCGGTGCGCAGTTCTCTCGTCTGTTTGTTGCGATGCTCTGCCTCCTACCGGTACCTGGCAGCACTGTGAGCTTGCCGGCTCCTCAGGAAGTTCCTTTAGTGGAAACAACGGCATGGGCACATTGAAGGCCTGGATTTGTTCTCTGCCGAAGTAACGGTTCTATGAGGAAGATGCAAGAGGAGTAACAGTTGCGTTGTGTGTCCTGGCAGGATGACAATGCAATCCTTGAGATGTCCCTCAAGCTGGCCAGTATCTATGCTGCTCAGAAACAGTGAGTTCTCTGCTAAAGGCATGTTTTGCTTTGATCTCCGCTTCACAGTGGTAATGGTGGCCAAGCAGAGGCTCGTGCCTCTAAGCATGGAGTGCCTAAGAAAGTTTGATGTGATAAGATACCATCAATATGAAATTGATTTCATTAAATTCTCCCTGGCATGATATTTGCCTGCTCACCATTGTGCAGCACAGTGATTGCTGTAACGACCCACGCAGCTTAGGGCTTAGCCTTAATTCCACGACTTGCAAGACATGCTTTGAATGCAGTTGGTGTTTGGTAATTCgtactttcttttttcactaAAGAGAGCGTTGGTGTGGGCAGCCTctcttggccttttttttttgttgatggggctccttcctccctcttttGGGTCCCTTTGCATATGGGTCAGAAGGGTACAGATAATCAAGCAGCAGCAAGCATTGA
The DNA window shown above is from Gallus gallus isolate bGalGal1 chromosome 19, bGalGal1.mat.broiler.GRCg7b, whole genome shotgun sequence and carries:
- the TTC19 gene encoding tetratricopeptide repeat protein 19, mitochondrial isoform X2: MMAAALPRALCRLGRRCPAGLARPRPAWHGGARQERGGTGTSTDTKSAGRRWARPGGAALGFLGAFSLSPRDDEEEDGEDAIILLLKKAKLSVMKGELGEAERLLHQALRLAHQADNRRAVIYTYSLMANVAFMQGQLDNAEKLYKATMSSMLAGDTKEDDNAILEMSLKLASIYAAQKQHKLALAGYEFCILTLEEKIAKEKDLPEDVLPAEEKANTRLLLGMSLDSYARYLLDINQLSVAQKMYEKALQISNDVQGETHPQTVVLMNDLATVLDAQGHYDEAYSHVKRAAELAKVTQHPEEHMVLNNLAAILMHKSKRLFASKTSV